The sequence below is a genomic window from Nitrospinota bacterium.
GCTGACGGGCGATGTCGAAGAATTATTCACCACAGAAACACGGAGACAATGAGAGGGGGGAATATTTCTCAGCGCCTCCGCGCCTCCGTGGTTCATTCTTGATTCTTTTGCGCAACATGATGCGATGTCATGGAAATATTGACTTACCATCCGCGTAAAGCCTAAAATTAGCCCAATTAGGCGGAATTTTATGGACGACCCAAGGACTCTGGTGCTAAACAGCGCCTTCGAGCCTTTGCAGTTCACGGCTGGAAGACGCGCTTTAAAGCTCGTGATGCTCGGGAAAGCCGAAGCATTGGAGAGCGACGGGTTTTACCTGCGCACAGTCACCGCCACGTTCCGCCTCCCCACGGTCGTCCGCCTGTTCCGATATGTCCGCCGCCCGCAAAGGCTCGGCGTGTCGTTCTCAAAGAAGAATGTCCTCCGGCGGGACTCGCACACATGCCAGTATTGCGGGTTCACCGGAAAGGACTTGACGATAGACCACGTGATCCCCCGGTGCGGCGGCGGCGCCTCCACATGGGAAAACGTGGTGACGGCGTGCCGCAGGTGCAACCTTCGCAAGGGGAACAAGACCTTGGCAGAAGCGGGGCTGGAACTGCGCCGCAAACCGCATAAGCCGCTTTTCCTGCTCCATTCCCAGATGCCCGGCCATACGCCCAAGACCCATCTGGCGGCGTGGCTCAAATATCTGCCGAAGGGAGTGAGGGAAAGTTAGTTTATCCTCGGGTCCAGCGCGTCGCGCAGGCCTTCGCCCAGCAGGTTGTAGCCTAGCACCGTTATCAATATCGCAAGGCCGGGGAACACCGAAAGCCACCAGGCGAACTCTATGTTGTCCTTGCCCAATGTCAGGATGTTGCCCCAGCTTGGCGTGGGGGGCTGGACGCCAAGGCCGAGGAACGACAACGCGGACTCGGTGAGTATTGCGTCGGCGACGCCGAGGGTGGCGGAGACGAGCACAGGGGTCATTGCGTTTGGAAGGACGTGGCGGAAGATGATCCCCGCGTCCCCCAATCCCAGGGCCCGCGCGGCGGTGACAAAGTCCCGCCCCTTCAACGTCAGAAACTCCGCCCGCACAAGCCGGGCCACCCCCATCCAGCTTGTCACCCCGATCACTATCATGATGTTGTATATGTTCGGCGGCAGGAACGCTATCACCGCCAGTATCAGGAAAAACGTGGGTATGGTGAGCATCAGGTCCACAAACCGCATCAAAATTCCGTCCAGCCATCCGCCGAAATAACCGGCAAGGGCTCCCACCGTCATGCCGATCAATGTGGCGATGCCGACGGCCACGAATCCCACCGTCAGCGATATGCGCGATCCGTACACCATGCGGGAGAACACGTCCCGCCCAAGGTCGTCGGAGCCGAGGATATGCGACGAAGACGGCGAGGCGAAAAGGTTTTTCGTGTCTATCACGGAGGGGTCGTACGGGGCGATGTATTGGGCGAATATGGCCACGATAAAAAGTGTGGCCACCACAAGCCCCCCCGCCACGGCGAGCCGGTTGCGGCGGAACTTGTGCGCGAACGCGCTCCAGTATGACCGGTGCGGCTCAGTCATAGTGTATCCTTGGATCAACGATTGCGTAGGCCACGTCCGCCAGAAGGTTTGCCGCCAGCGTGAGGAACGACGTTAACACCAGCATACCCATTATCAGCGGATAGTCCCGCGCCATAACTCCCTGGTACAAAAGCTGCCCCATGCCGGGAATGGAGAAGATCGTCTCGAAAATCACCGACCCGCCGATGAGCCCTGGTATGGACAGCGCAAGGATGGTGACCACCGGGAGGATGGCGTTCCGCAGGCAATGCTTGAATATCACGGCGCTTTCGGGGAGCCCCTTGGCCCTCGCGGTTGTGACGTAGTCCTGGCGCAGCACCTCCAGCATGTTCTGCCGGGTGAAACGCGAAAGGCCGGCAAGGCTCATGAACCCCGCCGCCAGCACCGGCATGAGAAGATGCCTGGCGTAATCGGCCATGCGGCCGAAAAACGATAGCTGGTCGTGCTCCAGCGATGTCAGGCCCGATATGGGGAGCCAGTTTAGCCACACGCCGAACACCATCATCAAAAGCAGCGCCAGCCAGAACGTGGGCATGGCGAATCCCACGAACACGAAAATAGTGGTCAGGTTGTCGAACAGCGAGTAGCGCCGCGTGGCGGCCAGCACGCCGATGGGGAGCGCCGTGGCGAACACCAGGACAAGCTCTATGATGTTTATCGAAATGGTGATTGGGGCGCGCTCGGCTATCTTGTCGAACACCGGGCGGGCGTCCATGGAGAACGATACGCCGAAATCAAGGGTGGCGATGTTTTTAAGCCACAGCAGATATTGGACGATCACCGGCTTGTCCAGATTATATAGCTCCCGCAGCCGTTTGACCGCCTGAGGCGAAGCGTTGGGATTCAGATCGGTGACAAGGTCGGTGGGCGATCCTGGCGCCAGATGGATGATGAAAAAAGAGATAAGGGTGATCCCCAGCATCATCGGGATCACCATCAGGCCCCTGCGGATGATAAACGCGTACATGGGGGATATGATACCAAACCGGGCGGCTTTTTGCCCGGCTTCGCAATCCCGTTCAGCCCAGCCCTTTTGCCTCGGCCGCCGCCGCCGCGAATCCCGGCAGAGCCTTTTCACACTGCTCCGAGAAACAGCAGTAAGCGATCCGGAAATGACCGGCGCGGCCAAAACCAGCTCCCGGCACGGTGAGGACGTTGCGTTTTTTGAGCATGTCCACGAACCTGATGTCGTCGGCTATGGGAGATTTGGCGAATATATAAAATCCCCCGTCCGGCGGCGTGATTTCGTAGCCTGCGGCCTCCAGCCCGTCCACGAGGATTTTCCGGTTGGCGGCGTACACCGTCATGTCCGGCGAAACATCCTGCATGCCGCCCACGAGCCTTTGGAATAGGGCCGGGGCGTTCACGAATCCCAGGATGCGGTTGGCAAGGGTCATCGCGTCGAACACCTTCGCGGCCCCTTCGATGCCGGGATGGATGGCGATATAGCCGATGCGCTCGCCCGGAAGGTTCAAGTCCTTCGAGTGCGATGTGGCCACAATGGCCCGGTTTGACAACTTGAACACATTGGGGACCGCCACATCGTCATATGTGAGCTTCCTGTACGGCTCGTCCATCACAAGATAGATAGGCCGCCCGTTCGCCGCCGATTTGCCGTCCAGCAAACGCGATATTTCCTGTATGGTCTGCGCCGGATAGACGGCGCCTGTGGGATTGTTGGGCGAATTTAGCAGGACTATGCGCGTTTTAGGGCCGATGGCCTTTTCAATCTCGCCGATCACCGGCTGGAACTTTTCATCGGTCTGGGCGACTTTCACCGCGGCCTGGTGGTTGTCCGCGTAAAAAAGGTATTCGGCAAAGTAGGGGGCCAGAATCACGATCTCGTCGCCGGGATCGCACAGGGCCTTTATAATCACATTTAGCGCGCCGCCGGCTCCCACGGTCATGATCACATTGCCTGCGCCAAATGGTAAACCGGACTCGTGCGCCAGATGGGCGGCGACCTGTTCCCTCACTTCCGGCAGACCGGCATTGGGCATATAACGGTGCGTCCCCGGCAGGTTATCGCAGGCGAGCTTGCAAAGCTCCCCGCTTACCCTGGCTGGCGGTTCGCCTGTGGGATTGCCGAGGGTGAAATCAAATATCTTGTCTTCCCCCAGGGTTTTTTTGAGTTTTGCCCCCTCGTCGAACATCCGGCGTATCCACGAGGATCGCTCCATCATCCCTTCGATCTTTTTTGATATGGTCATGGTTCAGCTTGCGCCTCCGGGCTTGCGGGATACTCCCGGCTTTTTCGGCTGGTAATAATCATGTTCCATCACTCCCGCCGTAAGCCGTCCGCGTATGACGGCATGGTCGATTGCGCCGTCCTCCACAAGCTTGCGCCGGAGCCGCTCCGCAATTTCCCCGGCTTCGCCGATGGTAACATTGCCGCCGAATTCCACGTTGAAGTCCACGCAAAGCTTCCCGTTGAGAAGGTGGATTATCAGCTCCGACACTTCCTTGATGCCAGCCTCGGTCATGGCCTGCTTGCGTATGGTCTCTTCCACGGCGCGCCTGTCCACGTCCACCACCTTGTAATAGATGTCGTCCTCCGCGTCTATGTGCACCAGCGCGTCGGCCACGCCGGCCTGCCGTTTAAGGTTCTCCCGCACCGATTCGGCGATGTTGTGCGCCTCTGAAATGGAAATGTCCGGCTGGACTATGATGTGGGCGTCCACGAAAACGTCGGCGCCAAGCTTTCTGGTGCGAAGCTCGTGGAAGCGGCGGACACCCCCGGTGGCCGATATGATCTTGCGTATCTCCCGCATCCTTTCGGGGGGAAGGGAAGCGTCCATCAGGTCCTTTAGCGCCTGCCATGTTATTTCCCAGCCCACCTTCTCGATCATGAACACCACCACGATTGCCGCCAACGGATCCAGAGCCGGATAGCCCATCATGGCGCCGGCGATGCCGGCCAGCGCCGCCAAGCCGGACAGAGAGTCCGACCTGTGCTCCCACGCGTTTGCGATTATGGACTGGTTGTTTATCCGCTTGCCCACGCGCAATGTGTACCAGAACACCGATTCCTTTATGACTATGGACGCAGCCGCGCCGGCGGCCGCGGGCCACGTGGGAATGCTCAAATGGCCTCCCATCATCTTCTGTATCACCTCGAACACGATGAACACGCCGACGCCTATCAGCGAGGCTCCCATCACCACCGACCCCAGTGTCTCCGCCCGGCCGTGTCCATATGGATGGTTTTCATCCGCCTCCATCCCGGCGATGCGGACGGTGAAAAGGAGGATCACGTCCGTGAGCAGGTCCGAAAGAGAATGGACCGCGTCGGCGATGAGCGCCTGGGACATGCCCACGTAGCCTGCGATGAATTTGAATATCACCAGAGCCACGTTCACAAGGGCGCCCACGATGGTCACGCGGGTGGCCTCGCGGGTGCGCTCGGCGAGGTTGGGCTGGTTTAGGGGGGCAAACTCCAGGGTCACGTTTTCACCTATGAATTGCCGCTTCCGGCGGCATCAATCTTCAGGACGCTGGCTGATTTTATCATTATGGCGGTCAATAAAAAACGCCGCCGGAACTTTTTTCCGGCGGCGCTTATCAAGCCTGGCCCAATAAAAAGGTCACCTCACCCAGCCGGGGGTCTCCACAGGCTGGCCGTTTGCAAGCGATGTGACATAAAGCTCCAGGGCCACCATCCTGTAATCCCCCATGGGGAACGGGGCGAGCCTCGCGTTGCTCATGCACTGCTGGAAACGGCGCTGGATCTGGGTCGTCTCCCCGTTGACCATGCGGTACGCCGGCCAGTGGGCCGCCGCTCCGTTCAGCTTGGCCAGCGGCTGCATCCGCAACGTCGTGCCCACAAGGTCAATGTGGCATGTGGCGCATGCAAGGTTGCGCTGGCCGCGCCGGACTTCGAAGACCCGCTTGCCAAGTTCGAAAGTCTCCATCGCGTCGCCGGAGGTCTTCACATTCACCTTCGCCCCCTTCGACAGGGATCGGACATACAGCGATATGCCGGTCATGGCGCCGGATTTTTGCTCCAGCTTTTCCGCCCCAACGCCTTGCTCGAGACAAAGGTTGATCTGGTCTTCCAGCGAGACCACCCGCTTGGCCTTTGCCGACCACTTTGGAAACGCCGCCGCCGCCCCCTTCAATGAGCCGTGTTTCGGCGAAGTTCCACCGTGGCATGTGGCGCAGGAAGTCTTCTTCTCCCCGCGCTCCTTGATGAAAAAGGCCATCCCGCTGTCCACGTCCGCGTCCGCGGGATTGATGCCGGTCCTGTACATCGCAATATCCGCCTCGGAAATGGAGCTTGTGACGCCTGCCTCCTGGGCAACGGCCGGCCAGGCCGCCAATATCACCATGGCGGTGAACAGCTTTAACGTACTGCCAATACCAGCCTTCATATATACCCCTCCTTTGCGGCCTAAACCGGATTGATGTCCGCCGACTGCTCGAAAACTTCCCCTTTGTTGTCCTTCCAGGTCATCTTCAGCGTCCCGGCCTTGTCCGCCTTTATGCTGAAGGCAAGATACGGATCCTTGCTCACCGATGGGCCCATGCTAAACTCGTAAACGGTCTCACCGTTGAACTCCACCTTGCAACTGGAAACGTAGTGGGCCGGTATCAGTTGCCCCGTCTTCTCGTCCTTCACAAGCCCGGTGTCGTTCGGATGGGTGATCAACGATTTGACTTCCACCATTTCCCCGCAGGCCGCTTTGGGGACCCGTATAATCGCTTTTCCAATGTCCGCCATTTTATTGATCCTTCCAGTTGTCAGTTGATCAGCCGCATCCGCCGATGGTGACTTTCACCGTTTTAAAGTCGCCGTAAAGGGAGCCCTTGCTGTCAAAAGCGTAGGCGCGCACAGTGGAGGTCTTCCGCATCCGTATCCGCGACGATATGGCGCCGTCCCCCGAATATTTGGGCGACACTTTCACGTCCAGGATCAGCGGGATCGGGTTTTCGTCCACTATCAGGAACAGCCTGCCGGGCACGATCCCCTTCGGCTGTATCGTCACCGGCACCACCGCGCCGTTCTCCGCTATCGTGGGGGCCTTAAGCTCCAGCCCGCCTTTCCCCGGCTCCTTGCCGCCGGTTATCTGCTTTATGGTGGCGTCCACCTTGGCTTTCTGCTCCGCCGCCTCGTCCGCCGCCATGGCGGAGGGGACACCGGAGAAGGCCACGGCCGCGCCAGCCAGCCCCGCCATCTTCATAAATTCGCGTCTTTGCATCCGTCCCATCAAATTTCCCTTTCCAAAAACTTATGGAGATTATTTCAGCGATTCCAAGTATGCCACCACGTCCGCCACCTCTTCCGGTTTTAAAACACCGGTGGTGATCGTGGGGGGCATCACCGTGTCCGCGTTGTCCACCCTCGCATCGGCCACTTTCTGATAGGTCCACTCGTGGCTACGGTCCACGCCCAGTTCCTTTTTGTATTTCACAAGCGACGGCCCGATGTTCCCGCACCCCTTGGCCCCGTCGGCGCAGTGGCAGGCCGCGCAATTGCCGATGTTCACGTCGGTGAAAATCTTGAATCCGTTGTCCCTGGCCCCTTTGTAGCCGGCCGGCTCGGAATATTTGGCGGCGGGCGCGGGTATGTCCGGGAACAGCTCCGTGTTTTTCATTTTCACCGCCTCGATCCCCAGCTTCACCTCTTTTTTG
It includes:
- a CDS encoding HNH endonuclease, with the protein product MDDPRTLVLNSAFEPLQFTAGRRALKLVMLGKAEALESDGFYLRTVTATFRLPTVVRLFRYVRRPQRLGVSFSKKNVLRRDSHTCQYCGFTGKDLTIDHVIPRCGGGASTWENVVTACRRCNLRKGNKTLAEAGLELRRKPHKPLFLLHSQMPGHTPKTHLAAWLKYLPKGVRES
- a CDS encoding ABC transporter permease; translated protein: MTEPHRSYWSAFAHKFRRNRLAVAGGLVVATLFIVAIFAQYIAPYDPSVIDTKNLFASPSSSHILGSDDLGRDVFSRMVYGSRISLTVGFVAVGIATLIGMTVGALAGYFGGWLDGILMRFVDLMLTIPTFFLILAVIAFLPPNIYNIMIVIGVTSWMGVARLVRAEFLTLKGRDFVTAARALGLGDAGIIFRHVLPNAMTPVLVSATLGVADAILTESALSFLGLGVQPPTPSWGNILTLGKDNIEFAWWLSVFPGLAILITVLGYNLLGEGLRDALDPRIN
- a CDS encoding ABC transporter permease, whose protein sequence is MYAFIIRRGLMVIPMMLGITLISFFIIHLAPGSPTDLVTDLNPNASPQAVKRLRELYNLDKPVIVQYLLWLKNIATLDFGVSFSMDARPVFDKIAERAPITISINIIELVLVFATALPIGVLAATRRYSLFDNLTTIFVFVGFAMPTFWLALLLMMVFGVWLNWLPISGLTSLEHDQLSFFGRMADYARHLLMPVLAAGFMSLAGLSRFTRQNMLEVLRQDYVTTARAKGLPESAVIFKHCLRNAILPVVTILALSIPGLIGGSVIFETIFSIPGMGQLLYQGVMARDYPLIMGMLVLTSFLTLAANLLADVAYAIVDPRIHYD
- a CDS encoding pyridoxal phosphate-dependent aminotransferase produces the protein MTISKKIEGMMERSSWIRRMFDEGAKLKKTLGEDKIFDFTLGNPTGEPPARVSGELCKLACDNLPGTHRYMPNAGLPEVREQVAAHLAHESGLPFGAGNVIMTVGAGGALNVIIKALCDPGDEIVILAPYFAEYLFYADNHQAAVKVAQTDEKFQPVIGEIEKAIGPKTRIVLLNSPNNPTGAVYPAQTIQEISRLLDGKSAANGRPIYLVMDEPYRKLTYDDVAVPNVFKLSNRAIVATSHSKDLNLPGERIGYIAIHPGIEGAAKVFDAMTLANRILGFVNAPALFQRLVGGMQDVSPDMTVYAANRKILVDGLEAAGYEITPPDGGFYIFAKSPIADDIRFVDMLKKRNVLTVPGAGFGRAGHFRIAYCCFSEQCEKALPGFAAAAAEAKGLG
- a CDS encoding cation transporter gives rise to the protein MTLEFAPLNQPNLAERTREATRVTIVGALVNVALVIFKFIAGYVGMSQALIADAVHSLSDLLTDVILLFTVRIAGMEADENHPYGHGRAETLGSVVMGASLIGVGVFIVFEVIQKMMGGHLSIPTWPAAAGAAASIVIKESVFWYTLRVGKRINNQSIIANAWEHRSDSLSGLAALAGIAGAMMGYPALDPLAAIVVVFMIEKVGWEITWQALKDLMDASLPPERMREIRKIISATGGVRRFHELRTRKLGADVFVDAHIIVQPDISISEAHNIAESVRENLKRQAGVADALVHIDAEDDIYYKVVDVDRRAVEETIRKQAMTEAGIKEVSELIIHLLNGKLCVDFNVEFGGNVTIGEAGEIAERLRRKLVEDGAIDHAVIRGRLTAGVMEHDYYQPKKPGVSRKPGGAS
- the soxA gene encoding sulfur oxidation c-type cytochrome SoxA; amino-acid sequence: MKAGIGSTLKLFTAMVILAAWPAVAQEAGVTSSISEADIAMYRTGINPADADVDSGMAFFIKERGEKKTSCATCHGGTSPKHGSLKGAAAAFPKWSAKAKRVVSLEDQINLCLEQGVGAEKLEQKSGAMTGISLYVRSLSKGAKVNVKTSGDAMETFELGKRVFEVRRGQRNLACATCHIDLVGTTLRMQPLAKLNGAAAHWPAYRMVNGETTQIQRRFQQCMSNARLAPFPMGDYRMVALELYVTSLANGQPVETPGWVR
- the soxZ gene encoding thiosulfate oxidation carrier complex protein SoxZ, encoding MADIGKAIIRVPKAACGEMVEVKSLITHPNDTGLVKDEKTGQLIPAHYVSSCKVEFNGETVYEFSMGPSVSKDPYLAFSIKADKAGTLKMTWKDNKGEVFEQSADINPV
- the soxY gene encoding thiosulfate oxidation carrier protein SoxY; amino-acid sequence: MGRMQRREFMKMAGLAGAAVAFSGVPSAMAADEAAEQKAKVDATIKQITGGKEPGKGGLELKAPTIAENGAVVPVTIQPKGIVPGRLFLIVDENPIPLILDVKVSPKYSGDGAISSRIRMRKTSTVRAYAFDSKGSLYGDFKTVKVTIGGCG
- the soxX gene encoding sulfur oxidation c-type cytochrome SoxX, which gives rise to MGNKVSMFALAAVIACMAALGGAAMAQEKKEAKKEVKLGIEAVKMKNTELFPDIPAPAAKYSEPAGYKGARDNGFKIFTDVNIGNCAACHCADGAKGCGNIGPSLVKYKKELGVDRSHEWTYQKVADARVDNADTVMPPTITTGVLKPEEVADVVAYLESLK